In Flavobacterium hankyongi, the genomic window CTTCTACCAAATTATTAACTATGGTAGAAATCACAGTAGTTTTTCCAGTTCCTGCATATCCTTTTAGGACAAAAATTTCATTTTGAGCTGGACTAGAAACGAAATCGGCGACTTTAGAAAAAAAAATATCTTGCTTTACAGTAGGTTGAAAAGGAAATTTTTTTTGTAAAATACTGTAAAACAATTGAGCACTCATTTTTATAAAAGAATAACATTAAAGGTCAAATATACGTAGTAATACTTCGCAACATAATATAGTTCAAAAAAAATTGTAGATTTGCCTAATAACCTAAAAACAGGCAATGCAAGTTTCGAACGCATCAATTTTAGACAAAAAATACAGCAAATTAGTCTTGCAAATTTCACTTTCTGAAATTTCGTTTTGTATTGTTGATACTTTATCCAATAAGGCAACAACACTTGGAGATTTTCCTTTAGAAAAATCAACAAACGTATCCGATACCGAAAATTCGATAATCAATTTCATAAAGCAAACACCTGTTCTTCAATCTAAATTTGATGAGGTTTTAGTTTTGCACAATAACAATCTAACTACTTTTGTTCCTCAAGTGTTATTTGACGAGAATTTACTGAGTAGTTATCTACAGTACAATGTAAAAGTTTTTGATTCTGATTTTATCTCTTTTGATGAAATTCAAAATTATGAAATGAATTGCGTGTACATTCCTTTTGTTAATTTAAACAATTCATTAATAGATTGTTACGGAAACTTTAATTATAAACATTCTTATTCTGTACTTGTCAAAAAAATATTAGATTTGAGTAAAAACAATGATGAATCTCAAATATTTGTTCATTGCCAAGAGGATAATTTTCAAATAATTGCTGTAAAAAACCAAAAGCTTTTACTTTTTAATTCATTTGAATATAAAACCAAAGAAGACTTTATTTATTATTTACTTTTTACAGCAGAACAATTACAATTAAATCCTGAGACTTTTCATTTAAAGCTTTTCGGAAAGGTTTCTAAAAATGATGAAATTTATAAAATTGCTTACAAATACGTTCGTAATGTTTCACTGTTTTTCGATCACAACGATATTGAAAATAAAATAGCACAACAAGATTATCTAAATCATTTTATCCTTATACACGCATGCGAATAATTTCTGGAAAATATAAAGGTCGAAGAATTAATCCTCCTAAAAACCTACCTGTTCGCCCTACTACAGACATGTGTAAGGAAGCTTTATTTAATATTTTAAACAACCATTTTAATTTTTCAGGATTAAAAGTTCTTGACTTATTTTCTGGTACTGGAAGTATTAGTTATGAATTTGCATCACGCGGAAGCGAACCCATTATAAGTGTTGACGGAGATATGGGCTGTGTAAATTTTATCAAAAAAACAGCCAAAGAATTTGATTTTGATATAACTGCTATTAAAAGTGATGTTTTTAAATTTTTAGAAAAAAGCAAAGGAAGCTACGATATCATATTTGCTGATCCTCCTTACGGAATGGAACAAAAAGATTTTGAAAAAATAATCGAAATTATCTGTCAAAATGAACTTTTAGAGAAAGATGGTATGATGATTATTGAGCATTCAAAGTATACTTCGCTGGAACACATGGAAAACTTTTCTTATGCGAAAAACTATGGTGGTTCTGTCTTTTCATTTTTTGAATATGAATATGATGAAGAGGAAGAAATTGAAGAAGACGAAAATTAATAATACTAAAAACAAATAAATTGAAACCAAACCATTCAAGAGCAAAATATGCAATCGTTTTCATTGCTTTAATATTCATTTTAGATTTATTTTCTCTACTTTTTGACTATTTAGAGTACTTACTATTGACTTCTGATTTCAACCAAGATATTGTTACTGAGGCTGAAAACAATGATTTAAGACAAAGTATTTTAGGTATTTTATATATTTTAGTATATATAACTTCGGTAGTATTTTTCATTAGATGGTTTAGAAGAGCATATTACAATCTTCATACAAAAATCGATCATTTAAGTCATAGCGAGGGTTGGGCAGCAGGAAGTTGGTTTATTCCTTTCATTTGCTTATACAGACCTTACCAAATCATGAAAGAAATGTATACTGAAACAGTTGATTATCTTGAAGATCAAAACAAAAAAATAGGAAATCAATATTATTCCTATTTTATAGGTTTTTGGTGGACACTTTGGATTATTTCAAATTTTTTAGGGAGAATTTATTTCAAAGAAACAATGAATGCAGATACAATTTCTGAATTACTTGAAAGTAACAAATTAAGTATTATAAACACTGCTATTTCAATACCTTTAGCTTTGGTTACAATAAAAGTAATATATGATTATTCTAATTTAGAAAAAGTATTATTTAACATTAAAAATGATAATCCAAAAATAGAATTAACAACGGTCGAAGAAAACTAAATTTTTAAATTCTTGTGAGTATTAACAATAGCTCTTTCATTTTTATAATCAATCCATTTTTGTCCTTTCCATTTACGCATCACCACATCAAAGTGACGCATAATTAGTAAGTTGTATCCAGTTTTAAATAAACTACTTAAACGTATTGGATATGCTCTTAAACTCATTGAAAATCCGGGTGTTAAATATTTCATATAATGCCAATAGCCTTCGGGCATATATAACATCTCACCATGTTTTAAATTACAGATTAACCCTTTAGCCTCTTTTAAAGCAGGAAACTTATCAAAGTCAGGATTATCATAGTCTATATCTTCTCTGGATATTAAAGAATGTGGAACTTTGTATAAATAAGGAGTTTGATCAGGAGTAAATAGAATACATTGCTTTTTCCCATGGAAATGAAAATGCAAAATATTAGAATAATCAATATCATAATGAATAAAGACTTTTG contains:
- a CDS encoding DUF3822 family protein, with the protein product MQVSNASILDKKYSKLVLQISLSEISFCIVDTLSNKATTLGDFPLEKSTNVSDTENSIINFIKQTPVLQSKFDEVLVLHNNNLTTFVPQVLFDENLLSSYLQYNVKVFDSDFISFDEIQNYEMNCVYIPFVNLNNSLIDCYGNFNYKHSYSVLVKKILDLSKNNDESQIFVHCQEDNFQIIAVKNQKLLLFNSFEYKTKEDFIYYLLFTAEQLQLNPETFHLKLFGKVSKNDEIYKIAYKYVRNVSLFFDHNDIENKIAQQDYLNHFILIHACE
- the rsmD gene encoding 16S rRNA (guanine(966)-N(2))-methyltransferase RsmD yields the protein MRIISGKYKGRRINPPKNLPVRPTTDMCKEALFNILNNHFNFSGLKVLDLFSGTGSISYEFASRGSEPIISVDGDMGCVNFIKKTAKEFDFDITAIKSDVFKFLEKSKGSYDIIFADPPYGMEQKDFEKIIEIICQNELLEKDGMMIIEHSKYTSLEHMENFSYAKNYGGSVFSFFEYEYDEEEEIEEDEN
- a CDS encoding DUF4328 domain-containing protein yields the protein MKPNHSRAKYAIVFIALIFILDLFSLLFDYLEYLLLTSDFNQDIVTEAENNDLRQSILGILYILVYITSVVFFIRWFRRAYYNLHTKIDHLSHSEGWAAGSWFIPFICLYRPYQIMKEMYTETVDYLEDQNKKIGNQYYSYFIGFWWTLWIISNFLGRIYFKETMNADTISELLESNKLSIINTAISIPLALVTIKVIYDYSNLEKVLFNIKNDNPKIELTTVEEN
- a CDS encoding cupin-like domain-containing protein; translation: MKLNLTEIPRVKTISKEDFYNNYVKTQKPLVIEELTTDWPAFHKWKLEYIKDIAGEKIVPLYDDRPVSHKDGFNEAHAEMKMSDYINLLQKEPTNYRIFLYNLMKEVPVLREDFKWPDIGLKLIKQLPMLFFGGEGAKVFIHYDIDYSNILHFHFHGKKQCILFTPDQTPYLYKVPHSLISREDIDYDNPDFDKFPALKEAKGLICNLKHGEMLYMPEGYWHYMKYLTPGFSMSLRAYPIRLSSLFKTGYNLLIMRHFDVVMRKWKGQKWIDYKNERAIVNTHKNLKI